TGTCCCCAGTTAGTCAAACATGACTGATTGTACCTTCAGCTTGTTGTTACTACGTTTCTGACACCTGTGTTAAACTAAATATGGCCGAAAAATGtgtgataaaataaaatctgcagcGCATCTGATCTTTAAAGGGCATTTTCACAGCATATCGTCGTCCAGATTCTTGTTTTGTTGGTGTGAAAGTAtcaaccagtggtggaagaagtattatACTATATATTCACCACTTTATCCAGCTGCATCCTAGTTGGGATGTTTCAGATTCACAGCAGAAAACTTAATGTTTCAAACACTCTGTAGTCTTAAAAGACGGTTCTATAATTAAAAACTCCAAAAATGGTTCCAAATATGTCTGAATGCTCTGTGATGAATAGAAGTGGGACTGTGAACTTTTTCTCCTCAAAGGCAATCAGTGTAATTATCTTTCCCTCGCTAAGGTGGTGGTGACAGTTGTCCTGAAGGTTAGTCAAAGCAAACCTTCAGAAAACCAAATACTAATATCGACAGGAAGATATAattgtgtatcatctgcatagaaatgaaaagatgaaaagacgTATTAAGATGTTTGCATTCAGAATCTTAGTAATCAGTAAAAGTACAGTcgcaaaatgtacttaaagtatcaaaattaAAAGTAGTCATCATGCAAAATGGCTCCATTaagtgtattatttattatatctatatacagatatatagtGAGTGTAAAAAGTATTCACccagtttttatgttttattgttttacaacaATGAATCAAAGGACATTTAATTAATCTATTTTACACTGAACAACAGAAATAAGTTAAAACAGATCATCATAAAttcattacaaatataaaaaatgctGTGAAACACATTTTGTGGAGTAAACAGTACAATATTCTCCCCTGAAATGTGTTGCAGTGGAAgtagaataaaatgtaaacacagtaagtacaagtacctcaagtAGCAAAGAAACACATGTAGGTACATGAGACATCAGCTCATTAATATCATCAGCACAGTCACCTGAAAACACGTCTAGTGATGTGACAAAGAGAAGTTTAACCCCCCACATCGATCAGATATATTAGATATATAAACTGTAACACACTGAAGAAGGCAGAGCATGTTTCCTTTGTGCTTGTATTGGACAagttaaatgaaatgtaaaggATTGATTTGTATGTATGAACCTCTCCTTGTGCTTTTGGACTCTGATACACCcccccagccccccccccccccccccgtgtcTTTTGGTTGAAGACAATGTTTTTAACTTCTACTAAAAGGCGAGCATTTGAAATGTTAATGCTGGTGCGTCCTGGTAGCTGTACCGGTTGACATGCATGTCATATAACTGCAACGTCTGCGGGTTTCGAATCTGGCTGCAGACCTTTGATGCATGTCATCACTCTCTTCCTTcacttcctgtcatctctccaccGTCCCTATAATAGAGGCATTAAATCccacaaaaataatatttaaaaaaaaaaaaaagttaattgagacgtgttttctttctgtgtgtgtgtgtgtgtgtgtgtgtcaggatgtCTTCACAGCAGAGTGTAAGTTTAAGGAGTCGGTGTTTGAGAACTACTACGTCATCTACTCGTCCACGCTGTACCGGCAGCACGAGTCGGGCCGAGCCTGGTTCCTGGGCCTCAACAAGGACGGAGTCGTCATGAAGGGAAACCGAGTGAAGAAAACCAAACCCTGCTCACACTTTGTCCCCAGACCCATCGAAGGTGAAACACCAACACCAGTTTCTGTCAGAGTCAGATGTTTCAGATGGATATCAGTTTCATCTCCAGTGCAGAGAGACGTCCAGGATGTCCAGGGGGGAAACTACTAACCCAACTTCAtctaaagagaaaaaagattCACCTTCCAACAACTCTGAAGgagtgttcagacagaaagcagagtGAATTTGTGCATAATTCACATGTACAGCAGTAGAGCTGAGTTATAAACCAGTGCACAGGAGGCGTATGTGGGAGTGTGTCTGAAGATAGGTTTCCATCCAAACGTAGCACAAATTTTATCttaatttccagaaaatctgcaaaacaaaatgtgaattaaaGCTTTAAACCGTTGCAGAAGAAGACACACGACAAGATGACACAACATTTACACCTCAGCCGAGAGGAAACACTCGCTTAAgatacttttaatttttatttcctgtgttgTCACTCAGGTTTTTGAATGCGTAAAtggaaaatgtgcataaaaatagaTGGATGGAAATGTGCTTGCTAGAAGGAAGTTTCTGTTGAGCTCTGAGTTCAGTCAGctgaacacaataaaaacagtgtttctaTCCGTCTTTttgatgaatattttaactttgcACATAAAAACTTGAGTGGAACCGCTAGAAATtagatctgtgtggagcgatgaggaggagagtgtaactaacagaaatgtcatacTTCCaccatgttttccatcgtttgagcttttgctcttttaatgacgtcatctcattgcgtcctcttcttctgcaacggtttaacggcaccgactggagaattagcgccaccagctgtttatctgctaatattCACACGACAGCAGCGGATGGAAACAAACTGATTTCCTGGAAATTTGGTTTAAAATTTGTGCAACTTTTGGAAACTCATGATTATTAGTATCTGAAAGAGCTCAGAATTTCTTTAATAATTTAGTTTCCAAGTCATGCAAATATCTCTATATGTCTCAGAATATATGAGAGTGCATTTGCTTCTCTAAGGCCAGGAAATTTAAAAGGCTTTCagtcatttaatttaacaaattCCATTTAAAAGGGATAAAATATGTAGCTTGTAGAATAGAGAGGCTCATCAATCTTACCTTTGATCTTGATAGTTTCAGATCAGAGAGCTAAAGAAACAATCTGAGATTAGATTTGtcttattttgacattttgtcagAGTGTCAACTGTGAAGTCAGCAGTTAAAGGGGCAGTTTGTTGACCAGCAGCCTTACAGCAGGGTGACCAGTTTAACGTCCTGCATGTGAATCAGATGTTTTCAAAGAGTCTGAAGGGTTCGGAGCTCAGAGGGGAACCAATCAGCAGGGAGCAGAGGTCGTCCTGCAGGAGCTTCCTCTGAGTCTGAGGACAAACTGAAGCTCTAATATCACAGATGGAGGTTTAACAGGAAACATGAAGCTCCTTCTCTGCTTTCAGCTGCTCTGTCTCCCCCCTCaacccccccttcctcccccctcctcccccatcaccatttaaaaatatcaactgtcaactgtcaccttcctctcctcctttccctcagtccatcttctcctcttcctccctgtccCTCATCCCTCGTCCTTCTCCTTCACACCTCACTCCTCCTTCCTGCCCCGACCCCCCCGACCCCCATCCTCACCTGTTCCATATGTTCTCCCTCCCTgtcacctccctccctcccttccttcttcttcctgtgtattacatacagtatattaaataccttcatatacatttatatataacatacctgtaaatacatatttataaattacatacctgtaaatacatatttatatattacatacctgtaaatacatatttatatataacatacctgtaaatgcatatttatatattacatacctgtaaatacatatttatatattacatacctgtaaatacatatttatatataacatacctgtaaatgcatatttatatattacatacctgtaaatacatatttatatattacatacctgtaaatacatatttatatataacatacctgtaaatgcatatttataaattacatacctgtaaatacatatttatatataacatacctgtaaatgcatatttataaattacatacctgtaaatacatatttatatattacatacctgtaaatacatatttataaattacatacctgtaaatacatatttataaattacataactgtaaatacatatttatatattacatacctgtaaatgcatatttataaattacatacctgtaaatacatatttataaattacataactgtaaatacatatttatatattacatacctgtaaatacatatttataaattacataactgtaaatgtatatttataaattacatacctgtaaatacatatttatatattacatacctgtaaatacatatttataaattacataactgtaaatgtatatttataaattacatacctgtaaatacatatttatatattacatacctgtaaatacatatttatatattacatacctgtaaatacatatttatatattacatacctgtaaatacatatttataaattacataactgtaaatacatatttatatattacatacctgtaaatacatatttataaattacataactgtaaatacatatttatatattagatacctgtaaatacatatttatatattacatacctgtaaatacatatttataaattacataactgtaaatgtatatttataaattacatacctgtaaatacatatttatatattacatacctgtaaatacatatttataaattacataactgtaaatgtatatttataaattacatacctgtaaatacatatttatatattacatacctgtaaatacatatttatatattacatacctgtaaatacatatttataaattacatacctgtaaatacatatttatatattacatacctgtaaatacatatttataaattacataactgtaaatacatatttatatattacatacctgtaaatacatatttatatattacatacctgtaaatacatatttctaAATTACATAactgtaaatgtatatttataaattacatacctgtaaatacatatttatatattacatacctgtaaatacatatttataaattacataactgtaaatacatatttatatattacataactgtaaatacatatttatatattacatacctgtaaatacatatttataaattacataactgtaaatacatatttatatattacatacctgtaaatacatatttataaattacataactgtaaatacatatttatatattacatacctgtaaatacatatttataaattacataactgtaaatacatatttatatattacatacctgtaaatacatatttatatactatttgaaagtggtctcagactttggACCCCAGCATACCTGCACATACATGTACgtatttatgtattatatacTTGTAAATACATATCTATATTTGACACCTACCTCTACATACATATTTGCATataacatacatgtaaatacctataaatgtaatattacaTACTTATAAACACATATTAATGCATTTCATACCTGTAAATGCATACTGTGTATAGTTTTAATGAAGCATCTTTCCATACTGATACATCAACATACAGTTTCTGCTACAAATATCCAGCATTTTACCAGACTAGTAAAGTTTCTACTTGATGGTTTGAGTTGGTTAATACTTGTGTTTATTTGATGGATATCTGTGATGATCctcatgctgtttgttttatgattctTTTAACGAGACCGTTTCCCTCCCCCTGTctatccccccccctccccccccccccccctgctctCCCCCCCTGCAGTCTGTATGTATAAGGAGCCGTCGCTGCACGAGCTCGAGGAGAAGCTGCTGAAGTCCTCGCGGAGCCCGACGATGAACAGCGAGGAGCGAGCGAGGAGTCTGGAGCGAGCGGAGCAGCAGCCGGAGGACTCCACAGAGCAGGATGGGTCATAGCCTGCagcgaccccccccccccacacacaggaggaggagcaggaggcgAACTCCCGTTTTAACACTCCCTCTGttcagcaacaacagcaactaCAACCACACCAACGACAACAACCGCCATGACGACGACGGCGACAACAacgaaaacaaagaaaaaaagaagctaaaaaaaaaaaaaaaaaaaaaggggaaaaaatgttcttgctcgtgatgaaatattttaaatctatCGGGGGAGGGCGAGGGGAGAGGGgcttatttgaaaatgaaaaaaaattcagGACGTTGACGATGatgatttacattttatgcAAAAAGCCCTGCTGAAACGGCGCCGGGAGGCTAGCACATCTACTCTTCATCGCCACATcgtaatcatcatcatcatcatcattactgtcacaaagatgacaaaatgttttccgAGTCGAGCGAGCGCTGAGAACTCCGAAGCTTTAAGCCATGTAGAAACTTCACTTCCTTTCATTTCTTAACGAATGCAAAAACTTTCGCACTTTCGACACGCCgcgcttcttcttcttcttcttcttcttcttcgtaTTGTTCTGTCCAATCAGAGAGAAGAGTTTTCTGTTCAGCTGCCACatgtccttgtttttctttgtttttgttctcgGGCTGGGGACTTCCTGCGGGTTTTGTTTGCGGACACTGCCGATAAAAGGTTCAGAGGGGAATGAAATGTGAAAGACTTCCTGCTCTGTCTGAACCGGACTGTTCCCCCCCCCCCGGAGGAGGTCCGTCAGGTAATCTGCTTTATGTTTGTGATCTCAACAGTCTGACAGCCGGACGGTTTGTAGAAAAACTCAGATTATTGCGGATTACTGACACTCTGTGAGGTCGCCACAGGAGCATTGtggtgtttttatgtttctgtctgtttactACAAATCACATGAGCTTCACATCTCTGCTGATCGTCGTCTAAATGCTCAGATGTTAGATTGACTTCCTTGGTTTCACTTCATTTATATGAAAATTAACCTGCAGAAACTTAAACACTGCTGCAGAAAGGCGAGGTTAATCCAACAGAAGAGTCCAGTGCTGCGTCTCAAATCGCTtcacttctgtacttacacttaacattttgagtgcataagtgcgttcacactgagaagtatggggAAAATGCACTGTGAGAACCCGGATGATGCACTCAAAACGGgcaaaaagttgagtgtggaactatggacacttctcgccctcaatggtcgccatcttggctacgtagcggaaggggagggaccacttttcaaacaggaaatggcggccgggtacgttgtaactacggtgaacatcaccacattacacaaatgtaagttatacatgtgttttttagcactaagcaccactatactgttgtcggatataagccattagcagtctgtaatgatttggtagcgcgaACGATAATGCGAATGCTAACtctagctaatgctaatttgcgatcgttgtttccggtaagtgcacaacggccgtgtttgatttgagacgacACTAGCCTGTCAAAATTCATGCCAGTAAttacatagtgtacacagtgtactaacagaagtatgtgatttgagacacagctgacgtgtttttttttttaacccgaATAACATACAAAGACTTTTTCAGCCCTGAGCAGCGTCTGCAGGTTTCAGATGAGAAAAGACCAGAGCACACTGGTCAACGCTGAaacactactgtgtcttcatcagagtctaAAAGGCTTCAGCTGGTGTCTGCACGTCGTCTTCTCAGACAGTTCTGGCAGCCTGAGAGCCTGAGAGGCAAAAcccagggcaaaaaaaaaaaagggcataAAATATCTGCAAAGCACTTAATAAGCACTGCTGCTTATAAATCTTGTTTCTGTGAGCACATGATAACTGATATTTTTATCAGCTCAGAGCTTCTCTCATCTGGATTGAAGCAGCTGCGCGGGGAgtaaacacagcagctgtgttaCGTAACTTTAGACTCATCACTTGACACACATCAGATGTAGAGTTTCAGGTGGGAAACTTCAAACACTGTTTCCAAGGTGAGGGATGAACTTTCACGCTCAGATTTAAAGGGGGATAAAAACAGCATCTGACTCTGCAGAACTGTTTGgtttcttcagtgtttctgaCATGTAAAGAATCAGTCGTTGAACCTGTAAACCAATCAGAAGcaaaatgtgcacaaaataaaatataagattATAGTAGTTTGACTTAAAAGCTCATGAGAAAGATGACTCTGTCAAATATTATCTCTAAGGTCAAGAATTAACTTTGACACTCAGATTTAAAGTAGTTTTGATGCAtctaataaaagaaaagaagttgCTAATAAAAGATCAAATGTGTTactgacagaagaagaaagtacAGAAGCTCTGGGAGGTAATGGTGAtcaaatatctaaaaaaaaaaaaagtgaaaactgtaCACATGAATCCATCACAATCTGTAAAACAAATGTGTCAGTTGTTGTCTTCATGCAGTGATGCAGCAGAGAAGACAAACGATTCAGATTcagacaactttatttatcctgAAAGAGCAGTTCAGTCTGGCAGTGTACACGGACCATGcataagaaaacaacaaacaaacaaacaaataacagacaGATGTGTGCCAGAGACAGTCAGTACACAGGTACTCACAGACATgtcaataaatgaataaatagatacataataaataagtaaaatcaTAGTCCCAGAAATAACAAGCCCCAGAATGATGACCATGAGATACATGGACGttatgatgaggatgaggatgaattACCGTAGTTACTGCATcataattaacaaaaataatcaaGTAGACTAAACAAAGACTGTTCAAGTCAGTTTTCATAGAGATGAAGTGAACCTGACGGAGGGTTTATAAACTGATCGGTGAAGATGTGAAGctgcaggatttaaaaaaacGCTCGATATGAAACAGAACGAAGAACCGTCCTCCTGTCTCTGCCTTCGTGCTGCGTTCAGGGTCTGATCAGATGAACAAGTTTTTGCTGAGGAGTTGCAGGCTGAAATATTGCATGATGTATTTTTCCCAAAAGCGTTGTGACGCCCCCGCCGCGGCCGTTTTTGGGGggatttaaatgatttattgagaCACTAACAGCTCTGTTGTGTAACTCTGATCCGGTCTGAACAGGACTGAGCGGATGAGTCGACTCTTGTTACCTGCCGGCATGCTCACGTTAAAAcctctttaagatatgatctGGTGTCTGATCTGAGACGACAGAacatataaatgtgttgaaaaatGGCACCGCATGTTTTCTAGAGCATAACATTCACACGATTTGTCCTTTTATCCAAACACgattgtatgttttctttttgtcttatAATGTGGTCGGGCACACTGCGTTCTGATtggtgcactttttttttaaaaaaaaaaagggggaggggggggggggggggggggggtgtcacTTTTGAACATGAACATTGATCTTTTAGAACAACATGTTAACAgcgtgtttaaaaaaaacatacttaatAATGTTGGAAAACGACACGCCCTCCAGTTCACGGGCCaatcatgtgaaagaggcggggtttaatgatgatgtcatcagctgGCGACCCCAATCAGTATTACAGCAGTCTCTCCAGCTTCATGATTGGTTCGTTTTTATTAACGACTGATTATTGACTATTTGGGGGATTTAATGGTTTGACTGAACACTACAGCTGATTATCAGTTATTGATTTTAATCTCAATATAAATccaataatatgttttttttccctgcttgGGCTGTTATGAGAATGATGAGAATGATCTTTGATTGTAGtatttgattattgattatcagCCGTCATGccaaaaacagatatttaactCTTTTAACCATCATATCTGTATAATGTATTaataagacaaaacaacaacatgtatCTCCTGTTGCTGTGGTGATGACAGACAGGTTGAATGTTGCATATATATAACTGTAGACGTGCTGTTTGAAGGCTCCAGACTTACCTAATCGTGTTGCATTAAAGAAACCTGGGAATCCGGACGTTCTCAGCCTCTAAACTGCAGCCAGAGAGGACGGTGATGTCATgatgaaaacaggaaatcaacacaacagaaaatgttgttttgttgaacatcagtgagtaaaaaaaatctaatagaGGCTTCGCAAATGTTATTCTCATACCTTAAAGACCAACCAAGCAGCTTGTGTATCAAAATTATACaataacagtttaaaatgtgtgaatgaataaacaaaaaggGAATCATAAtcaactaataataataacacatttagaTCAATTACTGAGACAATAGTAGATGTTTACAGATTTCTTGAACACATTTACAGGCGTAAAACATCAGGAAACGTCAGAACGCTTGTTGCAAATTGCAGCTTGTTGCAGATTCGGTGAAACAGGCGTCAGATTTTTCCGTGATCATTTTCTCCTTCTAACATGAGACgaagcagctgcaggaagtTTATGAAAGCTTATTAAACAGCGTCGAGCAACTTacttaaaaatattaaactcGTTATTCAGCAGCAAAAGTAAACTCGTTACTTTACTTTCGTTAGCGGTCGTCCAGATGTTGCATCTTTTGCGCACGTAAATTCAAAAGTGAAGCCGGCGATACTACGCACCTGTTTTTTCGGACGAGGAGCAAACACACTGCAGGTTCATGTGACAAGAATTAACCAATCAGCTCCACAGGATTTGCTCCACCCTTTCTGTCCAAGAACATCTGTTTGAGGAGGTCAGCcaatgctggttgccaactgccgctaaaaaacaaaaagagtcCAGTTTTGGTTGCAGCCGGATAAAAAGGATGAAAGCAACATCACACAACATCTGAACGGCCCCTTACTCAGCTGTCAGCTCCGTCAGAATCCTCCACAGTCACatgtagaaacagaaaatgagacgCTTGTAGTTTAACAAGCGGACAGGAAACAATTCAGAAGGATTTACTGACCATCCaacagctaacgttagcgtAGCGTCAGTGATGCACGCAGCACTGCAGAAGTCCCGACTACAGCTGAACTAAACCAGCGTCAGGTGACTCCTGAATGTAGGTTTACCTGTAGCTAACGTTAATAATATCACTGTAACATATTATAAAAGTATTGCGTTACTGCCCGACGCTGCTTATTAACAACAACACtgtttgtaaataaatgtaaatattctgcAACTACGAAACAAGTCagtttatttcttgttttcagAGACAGAATTATTACAATCTTGTGTCACTGCGCAGGATTTGTGGGTAATGAAGTCTTAAGCTGCTTTATGGGGGCGCCAACGTGCAACTTCAACCTTCGTACATGTAGGAGAATCAATACTTTTAGATTGACTCACTAGTTTAAAAGTGTGACATCACTGTCCTCTCCTCGTCACAGCTCCTGGTCTCTTTGGTGTCATTTACCCACAATGCTCCTGTTCAGCAGCGTGTTTGGATGTGGGGCTGATGGGAGGATTCGGTGACATGTTGAACACTGCCCTGCCTCGTTTAGACGAACATCACTGCCCGGTCCAAACTTTAGTAATCTTCTTCTTGTCTTACTCAAAACCCTTTATTCCTCTCAGACGTTACTGACCGAAATTTCCCAAAAAAATaccattttttttacacattccCCACTTCCTGTGTTTCATCAGACACATTTTATACTTCAAAATGGTAATAACCCTTCTGTCCTCGTCTACTAGTTCTATCACTGCCTTCATTTCTCTCAACAGgagaaaataatgtgtttaaaactgTTAATAGAGCTCATGTTGTGCAAGAGAAGCAGGGATGTACGGAGAGTCATTGGTGCCACAATTTTTACTTTTCAATCTCTGCAAGTTTTTCAAATCTCTGAAGGTTCCTCGATGCTGTTAGTTTTCACAGTGAATATCTCATCAGTCTGTAGTCTGAGCAAAAGCAGAACTTTTATGCAGCTATAATGtgattttagcatttttgacaCGTAAAAAGTGTGACAAAGTTTCTTTCAGTCTACAATTTTTTTAACACTTGAGAAAGTGAGTTATATC
This is a stretch of genomic DNA from Thunnus albacares chromosome 6, fThuAlb1.1, whole genome shotgun sequence. It encodes these proteins:
- the LOC122984388 gene encoding fibroblast growth factor 12-like isoform X2 encodes the protein MTRYCSLFRRLLSGESKGEEADEEESSVRKESSQQEPQLKGIVTRLFSEQGFFLQMQPDGTISGNKDENSDNTLFNLIPVGLRVVAIQGVKAGLYVAMNAEGFLYTSDVFTAECKFKESVFENYYVIYSSTLYRQHESGRAWFLGLNKDGVVMKGNRVKKTKPCSHFVPRPIEVCMYKEPSLHELEEKLLKSSRSPTMNSEERARSLERAEQQPEDSTEQDGS
- the LOC122984388 gene encoding fibroblast growth factor 12-like isoform X3, whose translation is MEGKEKAPAAEPQLKGIVTRLFSEQGFFLQMQPDGTISGNKDENSDNTLFNLIPVGLRVVAIQGVKAGLYVAMNAEGFLYTSDVFTAECKFKESVFENYYVIYSSTLYRQHESGRAWFLGLNKDGVVMKGNRVKKTKPCSHFVPRPIEVCMYKEPSLHELEEKLLKSSRSPTMNSEERARSLERAEQQPEDSTEQDGS
- the LOC122984388 gene encoding fibroblast growth factor 12-like isoform X4; the protein is MQPDGTISGNKDENSDNTLFNLIPVGLRVVAIQGVKAGLYVAMNAEGFLYTSDVFTAECKFKESVFENYYVIYSSTLYRQHESGRAWFLGLNKDGVVMKGNRVKKTKPCSHFVPRPIEVCMYKEPSLHELEEKLLKSSRSPTMNSEERARSLERAEQQPEDSTEQDGS